Genomic DNA from Mus caroli chromosome 8, CAROLI_EIJ_v1.1, whole genome shotgun sequence:
TAAGCAGCATCCTTGCTTTTCCCCAGCTTCTCGGTGTAACACAGACCAGGGATGCCACATCTCTTGCTGTAAATAAGAAGATGCTTGCAGCTACATCCTCTCAATACAACTCCATTCTCTGGTGCTTCTGGGAACTCcagcctcctccatctctccagactctcaATCCCAACTGCCAACTCAGGGAATAGTCAATAGTCTGTTTCCTTCTATCTGGGTCCCACCTTATTGCACCAGAATCTAAAACATGTTTCAAGGTAGTATACCGTGGCCAGCATAGTCATTCATTTGTCTCCCATCTCTCAGGAGAGCCCTGGCACCTAGCACCTAAGGTCCTTAGTAGGGTTGTTTTGtgcagtttctcatttttcttttcctggttgTTCCCCACAACCTCAACATGTGGAAACCCGCTCTTAGAGAGATGTTTAAGGAATCAGGCATTGACAACAGGCCAAGTACCAGATAGACAGGTGGTGGACACCAGAGATATAGCAGCTTGTAGAGACGATCTAGTCACACAGGCTGAGAGATTGGCTTCTTGGTTTCACAGAGTTAAAGAGACTGTGGTGGATCTATACATAATCCCAAGACAGTTACATAGAACCTAAAACAGGCAGATACTGAAGCCAGCCTAGATTTATTTCATGCCGAGAAACCAAGAAAGCACTTTATTTCCCTCCTCGTTCATGGCCTGCTAATCCAGAACCTGGGACAAGGATTGCCTTGTCCTAGGGAGCTAACTGAACCAGCTTGAAAAGATAGGAAGTGCTGGCTCTATCTAACTCAACTTCCCACCCACTACCTGGACTCTGTTTCGGGGGTGAGCCTCAGCATGCCCTCAGGATGCTGATTTCTTTTGGTGGTTATGATGACAGCTAGCTGTGAGAAACGCTGATTCCTAAATAAAATAGCTCTCTGAGGAGGGTAGAGTGCAGCTGGATCTGCAGTCAATAGCAAATTGTCTTTGCCCCTAAGGAATTCTGAAATGTCACTGCTTAGTCACCATAGAGGAGACAGCACATAGGCTTTCAGTGTGATTCTGCTTTCCTTGGTAGTAGCAAATCACTTTCATCGTGAAGTCATAACTTTTCCGTGTCTGCAGTAAATAGTGATTTTAACTTAAATGTGCAGATGTCCGTTCATTTTGATATGAAGTAGGAGTTGttactgtcttttgtttgttttgtttacttggttttggtttttttttactttggtttgtttttatttaagataCGTGAACcccctatgtagtccaggctggctttaaactagGGGCCCCTTCTGCTCTCAGCCTtccaagccctgggattacaagatGCATCAGGTGCCATGAACAATGTTATCATTCTAAGTTCTCTGGAGTTCATCAGTCTAATGTAAATTACACAATACTTATAACATATATTCCTGAAAACCTAACTCTCTGATCACCATTAGATAAACCCgtaaatgtttttattccttCACACTCAGAGCACTAATGTCTCTAATGCTGTGGAAGAGCCATGATGAATTCCTCTATCCCCTCTCAACAAGTGGAAAGGAACAGGAAGTGATGTGAATGGCGATAGCCAGCATCAAGGAAAACCTGAAGCTGTGAGTAATGGTGCCCCCTTTGTTAAGTTCGTGTACCCCCTTAGTTACGTGCATGTACACCCCTGGATCTGTGATCCTTCAGCTATCCTTTCCAGCCCCCTgggatgatacacacacacacacacacacacacacacaaatactttcaGAACAAATTGGATGGCAGTTCTGTGCCTGTTGTGCTGAAAAGGTTACAACTGCAATCTGGGGAGTCTTTCATGACAGGAAATAAACAAtaacagaacagacagacagacagacagaacctcAATATTTCAGTCCCTTCTGAGTTGAAAAATCAAACCACATTGTAATATTCTCACAATAATAGCCTGTTATGCTCAGCAAGGCGTTTTATTTCTAAAGCAAATGCTATCAATGTATAAAGGAGTCAGACTtgatttaaaaggaagaagaaaagaaaaggcaccaGTTGACAGTGGAACAGATGTACCCAGTGCCTAGGTAAATAGATTTGTAACATCCATGCTTTGCCCTCCAAGCCACTCACTGTGGCTCTCCCTGCTACACATCCTCTATGATTCTCTGCCGTTTCTCTCTCTGCTCGACTCGGATTTAGCAGCACAGGTATGGAAAACAGAACATACCTAAAACCCAGTTTAGTTGAGGAAATTGAAGCCTGGGGTGTGAATTAAACCTCCCGGCATTAGCTGAATAAACACTGGTAGTCCTGTCTCTTTGTTCTGTGCCCTTTGCTTTGAAAATGaccttcatttattatttattcagacTCATTGGGAGTGAAGTTTATCAACGTCTTCCCTTACTTGAACAACGGGGACTCCCAAGCTCTGTACGCCCAATCTCTCATACACTGGATCGCAATAATCCTGCCCTTTGTACTCCTGATCACTGTATCTGTACTCAGGATCTTCATAATCTCGATCTCCGTACTCCCGATCTCCGTACTCCCCATCTCCGTACTCCCCATCTCCATACTCCCCATCTCCATACTCCTGTTCTCCGTTGTCTGGACCTCGGTGCTCCTGCTCTCTGTACTCCGGACCTCGGTGCTCCTGCTCTCTGTACTCCAGACCTCGGTGCTCCTGCTCTCTGTACTCCGGACCNNNNNNNNNNNNNNNNNNNNNNNNNNNNNNNNNNNNNNNNNNNNNNNNNNNNNNNNNNNNNNNNNNNNNNNNNNNNNNNNNNNNNNNNNNNNNNNNNNNNNNNNNNNNNNNNNNNNNNNNNNNNNNNNNNNNNNNNNNNNNNNNNNNNNNNNNNNNNNNNCCGGACCTCGGTGCTCCTGCTCTCTGTACTCCGGACCTCGGTGCTCCTGCTCTCTGTACTCCGGACCTCGGTGCTCCTGCTCTCTGTACTCCAGATCTCTGTACTCCGGATCTCTGTACTCCCACTCGCTGTAGTTCTGCTCTCAGGACTCCCACTCTCTGTACTCCTGCTCTCAGGACTCCCACTCTCGGTACTCCGGATTTCATCACTCCCGTTCTCTGTATTCTGGATCTCAGTACTCCTGCTCTCTGTACTCTAGATCTCCCTACTCCAGATCTCTGTACCCTGGTTCTCCGTACTTCTGCTCTCTGTACTCTGGATCTCGGTGTTCCCATTCTCTGTATTCTGGAACTATGTCCTCCTGCACTCTGTATTCTGGAACTCTGTCCTCCTGCACTCTGTACTCTGGATCTTGGTGTTCCCATTCTCTGTATTCTGGAACTCTGTCCTCCTGCACTCTGCATTCTGGAACTCTGTTCTCCTGCACTCTGTACTCTGGATCTTGGTGTTCCCATTCTCTGTATTCTGGAACTCTGTCCTCCTGCACTCTGTATTCTGGATCTTGGTGTTCCCATTCTCTGTATTCTGGATCTCTGTCCTCTTGCACTCTGTATTCTGGATCTCCGTCCTGGTGCACTCTGTATTCTGGATCTCCGTCCTGGTGCACTCTGTATTCTGGAACTCTGTCCTCCTGCACTCTGTATTCTAGATCTCTGTCCTGTTGCACTCTGTATTCTGGAACTCTGTCCTCCTGCACTCTGTATTCTAGATCTCCATCCTCTTGCACTCTGTATTCTGGATCTCCGTCTTCCTGCTCTCTGTACTCTGGATCTCTGTACTCTAGATCTCCGTATTATGGATGTCAGTATTCCTGCTCTCCGTACTCCCGATCTCTGTAATCCTGATCTCAGGTTGGCACTGTTATGAGAAGGGTGCCACAAAGATATGTATAATATTCTAATAAATACTCATTTAAAAGATAATCTAATCTTTTTAAGACCTAGAAATTATTTGGCATAATAAATACCATAGGATCATTAATTTATTggattaaatttatttatgaaagGGCATGGTGGCTCTGACTTAAAATCTCAAGAAAGCTCAACCAGTTACAAAagctaaacaacaaaaaacaattattCATAAGGCTCAATAACATCTGACCCAAAAAGGGAAAGATTACTGAATAAGAACTcagtaaaatacaaataacataGTGCTATTAGTGCTATTTAGAAAACTAATTTAGAAAGTGGACATGGGAGCTTTATGTTGTCCCCCCAGAGCTTCA
This window encodes:
- the LOC110300577 gene encoding ribosome-binding protein 1-like, which codes for MDRSANLRSGLQRSGVRRAGILTSIIRRSRVQRSRVQRAGRRRSRIQSARGWRSRIQSAGGQSSRIQSATGQRSRIQSAGGQSSRIQSAPGRRSRIQSAPGRRSRIQSARGQRSRIQRMGTPRSRIQSAGGQSSRIQRMGTPRSRVQSAGEQSSRMQSAGGQSSRIQRMGTPRSRVQSAGGQSSRIQSAGGHSSRIQRMGTPRSRVQRAEVRRTRVQRSGVGRSRVQRAGVLRSRIQRTGVMKSGVPRVGVLRAGVQRVGVLRAELQRVGVQRSGVQRSGVQRAGAPRSGVQRAGAPRSGVQRAGAPRSGVQRAGAPRSRQRRTGVWRWGVWRWGVRRWGVRRSGVRRSRL